The following DNA comes from Anopheles arabiensis isolate DONGOLA chromosome 3, AaraD3, whole genome shotgun sequence.
AGCTCCTCAATCAATGCGGGATGCacagaaaatatgtttctcttgttgctgttgcatttatttttacaaactgCATTCCCACAACCGGTACAGATGGTTAGTGATTTAGTTTTCCGAAAGTTTTTATATACCTTTTCCCCCCTTATTCCCATACTTCTAATCTTGCATTTCCTAACATAGAAGCTCAatcacagagagagagagaaattcCCTTCCCAGGGAAATATAAAGTATTCATTCCACTTCCGGTGGAAACTTTTCATAAGGGAAAATTAAGCtaaccaacagcaaaaaaaagcaaactcatggtagcagtagtagtagtagtcggACCTATCGGGAACGCCGTGTTTATTctcggaaccggggcaaaacCGGCAGGTTGGGTTTGGCAAAATCTTTCCACTGCTCACCGGGAGCAATTAATCCGGCGAAAACGTGACATGGTCAAAGTTTCACATTCCGGTTCGCTcatgaaaaacatgaaatatttaatcaaTTTCGATAGTTATGAGTTCGGAAGCACATGCACAGCTCAGCGGGCGTGAATGGGACAGGGAGCGATCTCCGGTGTCCCCCGCATGACTTCCGCTGTAAATAGCGCTAcccggaatggaatggaactGCAATGGAATAGCAAATGAATGGAGGCGGAACACGGGATCACCGATTATGGCGATTTGCTGCCCATTGCCGGAAAAACGGGATTGGCAGATTCAATATTTAACAGTTTAAAAAAGGGTTTCTGGTAGTTTCGCTGGAGCTGCAATCGTGTTGTCCGAGgaagcgcctaaaggtatgcaaaatgCCAATCAATTGAGTTTTCAGTATCTGTGCTATGGTGAAATCGTTTCTGCTTCTGTACTGTTCGTGGATAAAAATTCAATGAAACTTGTAACAAATGAATGGGAATAGCAAAACTTATGGAAATGTTACCGTTTTTAAATCACTcttaataaaattatattgaGCAATATTGCATAACATCAGGCGCAAATCCTATATAATATTGGCACatttctaaattcaatcaAAGTAGGCCTGTAACCAATTGAGTAAACCATTTACAAATGCTCAATGGCCGTTATTTTGGTTTTGTAAGTGCCCAACGTACTTTGTAGAGAACAAAGTCCGCAATATTAACCGCACAGGAAGCTAAAAAAAAGTTCCATTATTTACGCTATTTGCTGTTGGTGTAATTTATGCATTTTCGAATTTATTGCACCATTGCAATAGTTATACCTATTACCGTTTATCCCTTACCAATCTTCgatgtgtgcgagtgtgtgtgtgccaaccTGGTTGGAAGCTGATCCAAAGCCATTGTCCCACCATTACCCTCAACCACACCAGTGCCAGTGTCTATCAAAAATAGATAAATTCACCCGTGTAATGGCATCGGTCGAGATAAagatattgtttttattgagtGCACGAGTCGTGCCCGCAGCAAGCGACTGAAAGGGGAGCGACGggctttaaattgattttgttttcacgCCGCAAACAGAACGCCATGAAGTGCTTGCGGTCGATGAGGGCGGGTGGATTGACAAAATGTGCCACAACGACGGGCAAAATCAATTCCAGCCTTGGCACGACGGCGAGCGGCAAAACTGCAAACATGCAACATCCTCATCCAGGGCCCGGTTACGACCGTCTCCAGTCCAGTTTCCAAGCGGGACGGATTCAGAGACTTGATCGTTGAACCGGTGAGCCACGCCACGCGGCGGGAAGGACCAGGAGCGAGTGCTTCCGATGTCGGCCAGCGACaggaaattgaatcaaaccatCTCAGCAACATTCGCCCTGGCGCCACAAGAAGTCGCACATCGACCGGTGCGCCGCGATAGTGGAGCGGAAGTGGACGCTCTTTCCACACGTAGCGGAAGCCCGGCCCCGGGTACACACAgctgatacacacacacagacacattggGGAACGAATTGGCTCAACCGTTTGGTCGACGGGTAAGCGACAACtaaaaccaataaaataaTTGCTTCACACGACGTAAAGCTACGGCAAAACAACggaatcaatttatttttatatacacGTCGCCACAATCGTGTGGCGTCGGGTCAGCCTTTCTTAAGGGCGGCTGCCGCTCTTCTGTCACGAACGGTCGGGCACGTTGTCTTGGGGACTTTcttagtgctgctgctgctgctgtccgctGCTCACCGCGCTCCGGAAACGATATCTGCGGTCCGGTGGTTCGCTACGCAATCTGCGATGGCGAGTGCAAGTGAAACGATTCATCAACTATCATCGGGTGGGGTAGCGGCCGCAGGTTCGATGTGAgatttggaagaaaaaaactgtaaaTCGACTGGAGATACATTAACAAACCTtgcagagagagcgagagagagaaagagagaaggaaaatgtCTTCGTATGCGTCTTTCGATTGACTAAGTTTAAAAATGGTTGGATTTATCGAGCTGAAACGTTCCTTGCTGAGGCTGAGACTACAAATCATAACCAAAAGGATGATGTGTTGGACTTAATCTCTGGAATGTCCTTCCTGGTATTAagcctcttttttgttgtcgtgCAGTGTCGAAGCATGTCGAGCTTGAGACGCTGCATGACAGCGAGGTCGcctacatctcgtatagctcgttgTTGTATCGGTTCATGCATACGGTGCCAAAGGTCCTTCTGAGCATCATCCTCTCAAACGCGGCGTAGAGGATTTTTTTCTGACGAGCCGTCAGATGGATAGGGTACATGTCTTAGTGACTTATGAGAGAACTGGTACTATAAAGGTTCAATATTGTTCCATCGCGACATCGCGTTCTTTGAGGTCAACTACTTTCACACGGCTTTAGAACGACAGGTTGGTAGCCATTCTGAAGAGATGCGCTACATTATAACGATGTAAAATGATTTTTGACAAgtataaaaatgatttaattataaataacaAGAAGGACTTTCTGTTATTTTCTTTATCCTTTAAAGTATCACAAAACggtgaaagaaaaggaagaattTATGCCACTCAATaggaacaaaattcaaaatcctTCTCTGACCACGTGCTAATTCAAATTGCACTGGCAGCACTGCTGCTCGAACGATGGAATTTGAACATTACAACTTCTACAGCCATTCGATGTCATATATGTCTATCTCAATCCAACTTTTCGCTATTAAAATACTCGTTTTCTAACAATTTTACCTCAAGAACGCAATATTGtgagaaattaaaatttatgaaagATTTTCCATTAATCTTCCACCCTTATTCGTGCAGCTACCTTTCGTTCGAGCAGTCCCGAAGGGCCTTTCAGCGAAAAAGCCGAACTTTGACAGCTTTCTAATGGTGAATGTTGACAGTGGatatgaaaacaaacagaatCCAACTAGAATCACCCATATTGTTGATTCATTGCTCCCAAGCTGCTCGCCAgagaaaaaccaaacaaaaatcatgttCCATTAGCTGCAACTGTTCCAATGTAATCGTTACGCATTCACGCAACCAtaatgcacacacgcactgccagctggcaaaCCACCATCTCACCAGCGACCAGCGTCTTCGAACACCTTCCTCAGGTATGTGTGAGAGATATTGATGCGCCAGTAGTGTTAGAATGTGAAATTCGACACCACGAGTTCGAGTTCGATATTGATATCGCGCGATAACAACAGCCCTTCTCGCTTATCGAACTCGCTGTCTCCTCAATCCTCCCAGGGCCAATCTTTATCGCGGCCACAGTACTACGGTGAGCAACGTTACCGCTGACGGGACGCAAGCCAGATAAGCCTCCCAGCCAGTTTGATAGTGCGCTCCACGATGGAAGGTAACGTCCGTATATCCACAAACGGTTTCGATTCCGATGGCTGGTGGCCTTCACTATCACTTTCTATCACTTTCCAGACATACCGAGCTACATTCCGGACATTCTCGAAAATCCGATTGTGCATTTTACGCAACGGTACGACTGGGACTGTGGGCTGGCATGCATTTTAATGGTACTGGACCGTCGGCAGCGCCAAACCTTTCTGTCCCAGTTTCAGCAGATCTGCGACGAGGGTCAGTTTGGCAAAAGGTAGGTCACACAGCTAGcccctttttgtgtgcgtgtgtgttgagaTAATTTCACATTTAAAATTGCTCACTTCAGCACATGGACAATTGATTTGTGTTACGTTTTGAAGGACTTCAATGTCCCGCACCGGTACCTCACGAAAACGATCGGTGCGAACCCGAACCATCGCGTAAACGATTACTACAAATCCTACACGCTGGTAAGCGGCTTTTCTCAATATGTGTGGTTGCGTACGCGTACAGCGAGTTGCTTATCTTTCCCAACACCGTAGGATATGCTGAGGGTAAATAACAAATTCCGCTACGCCGAGCAGAACGGGGTCGATGTGCGGCAGTGCACCGTCAACTATCGCTTCCTGATCGACCATCTCGGCACGTACGGCAACATCATACTGCTCATCAGTGCCTCCCTGCTGTACTGCGATCTGTGCAAGTTCAACAAGCTGCCTTGCGAAATACGGTAAGCGCAAGGCCTGCTAGATTGTATGCGTGAACAGTAACTAAAGCTTGGCTTCCTTTGCAGCTCCTGCCTAAGCATTACCCCGAGCTACATGGGACACTACATAGTGCTGTGCGGGTATAATAAAAAGCTGCAAAAGTTTATGTACCGCAATCCTGCCTGCAAAGACAGTAAGTAAAGCGGGAGAGCGGGTTTGTACGAGTCTATTAAATAtcttaatgtttttttttatgtttctcaGGAGTATGCTACATTCCGTATCAAGCATTGGACAAGGCCCGCAAAGCGAACGGCACGGATGAGGATATTATTTTACTGTATGACAAACCAACATGACAACATATACACCAACACCCACCACCAGCGGTCGAGCGGTTTTTGCAGACGATCGGGCTAAAAACTGGAATCCTGTTCTAGTCTGCAACGCAACACGCAGCAATTGTTGacaaatattattgttttgttttatctacCATTTACATGTCTCTATTAAATTTTACTTCGTTTAGAAACACTCACAACACACGTATTCCCCCTTCccatctctttctttctctaagCCAAGTCGCAAAACGCTTCCGGGTTGAATGTATGACTTCTCTAAATCCTGTTTATTTTGCTATCCTTCCGAAATGACGGGAGAAATATCTCGCTCTACCCACGCTCCCTAGAAGTGACgaaggggggtggggggagggagcCGGCGTAACGTACGTTAAAGTattaaagcaaaacacgccAAACACGTGTGCGCGCGGCGGCAGTCCCGGCGGAAGAAACGTCCCCgaaattaaaacgaaacacCGCAACGCCTTCGACACGCACACGACGCTGACTCTCGGGGGGGTTTGTAAGTTAAAAGTATCGGCgtgaagggggagggggacgATGATGGATCCGTTAACTAAGAGATAATTTGTACACAAACTTTACAACAAACATGAGTTCTTCTTCGAAGGACAGTCTCTCTAaggacgaaacaaaaaaaaaacaaacaaaaagctaaaCCGATAAGTGCTACCGGGAGGAATAAAACACGCTATCGTGACTaagcatctctctctctctctctctatcgtttGAATGTCGTTCTTTGCGATCGATCTACCTTTATCACGACACCTTTGTCAGGGATCTTGTGTTCTCGTTTAAAGACGTACACCATCGCACGTCACAGCTTTCCAGAGAGAGGGGATGATGAATAAGTTGGTCAGGAGTCCGTCCGATAAACGTTCTTAAGTGTAAGGAAAATCTTCTAATCGGGCTCGGGTTCAATCGAACCCCAAAATCAGTACCGCGCGAACCGCCTATACAATAGTCGTGCCGTTTGTGTAGGAACCTTTTCCTCTCGCATATCGTGGGAGGGTGTGAAGTTTTgtcaaataacaacaaaaagaacatGTACCGGGATGCGGCCAAACCCTACTTCGATCGGGACCTCCTGCTCTACTGTTCGTCAAAGATCACCTCGTCCACCTTCTCCGAATCGCTGGCCAGATCTTTGACCAGCTGCTCGACGCAGTTCTTTGGAATGAGCGTACCGACAATCTTGACGCCTTCCTTCGTCTTCAGCCGAATCACCTGCAGCCGGGACTGGTTGCCGATGCGGGCGGCCAGACTGTTCTCGACCCGCGCCCAGACCGCGAGTACCGAGCCGGACAGCACACTGTACGTACGTCGCCGCAAACCAATCTGTAATGGTGTAAAGAAAACGGTTTAATAAAGGAGAGAAACATTCACTGAGAGTGTCACTAATCCCTCATTACCTCACATTCGTGACCGAGCGACACGTTCCGGCACTGGCCCTTCCAGTAGCTGTGCGAGCAGGTGTTTATCGACGCATCGTACAGCTGCGTCCAGTGCGGTTCCGCCTCGGTGCTGAGCACCTTCTTGTACTTCTTCTCCAGCTCGGCCAGCGTCTCGTGCTTAAACTGGAGGCCCGTGTTCGGGTGGTAGATCTGGAACAGGATCGCTTCCTTCTTGCCCTTCAACTCGCTGGCCCCCCCGCCGGCCGTTAGTGCCTTCTTCTTGGCCGGATTTTCGATCTCGATCGCCAGCACCACGTTGTACTTGCCGTTGCGCGGATGCTGCGAGATGTAGAAGCCTTCCTTTTCACCGCCAAGCTCGGACCACCTACAATTGAGAGAAGGTAAACACGAATATTTACAATCCATCGTTGCTAGTCataggaaaaatgaagttctcgtcggaatcgattcgggCTAGGTCTTAAATTttatggaatcgattccggatagtaggtccggagccagtttccggaatcaatttcggaatcagctccagaatcggctccggaattgactccagaatcagctttggaatcagaatcgattctggaatcggGTCAGGAATCAGCttcagaatcagaatcggttccggaatcggtatcggttccgaaatcggaatcggctccggaatcggaatcggatctggaatcggaatcggatctggaattggaatcggcttcggaatcgattctggaatcggaatcggttccgcaATCGAATCCGGATTCAGAGTctactccggaatcggatacGGAATAGACTTCtaaatcggatccggaatcagaTTCGGAATCTGCTCCGGAATCTGAAATGGTTCTAGAATCGGAATcatatccagaatcggaattgtTTGCGAAATCGGCATCGATTCCAAAATCgtaatcggctccgaaattgatTCCAAACATGGAATAGGAATCGAGTAGGTCTGATTCCGAACTCCCATCACTAATCGTTGCAACTAAAAGAGTTTTACAAAGTTCGCGCCCTTACTTGTCGATCGCTTCCTGCCAAATCATGCCACGCTCCACCTTCACCACGTGCAGCTCGGTTGGCGCAATGCCAGTCGCGTGCTTGCGCGCGAACCGAATCAGCTTGATGCGCGTTACGTTCTCTCCCGCTGCACCAAGATCTGTAGAACGAGACAAATCGACACCATTATTCCTCTGCTAGAGCTTACTAACCATATGGCTGGGTCATACGCACCCAATATCCCGAGATCGAACCGGCCCCGCTTTTTCGCCTGCTCGATCGTAGCCTCCAGCGTGTCGGTAAAGTACTTGAACAGCCGGTTCTGCAGCTCGACCGGCATGCCGAGGATGCGGTTCAGGAACTTGGAGATGTTGTTGTAGTCCTTGTCGAGGCTCAGCACGCCCGGCATCTGCTCGCTGTTCACGATCAGCCCGACGCCCACGAGCGCCCCCGCCACGTCCTTGAAAAAGTCGCCCCGATAGTCGGCGGGCGGTGGCACGATCGGCGACTCGTACCCCATGATCGTCTTCATCACCGACTCGAGCGCCGTCCGGCCGTACTTGTTGTCGATGTTGAACTGGGACAGGTCGCGCGTTTCCGTCGCCCGCCGGTCACCGTGCGTAAGCGCACCGAGCGATTCCAGCCGCTTTGCCACGGTCGAGGCGAACCGCCGCTCGCCGGCCAGATCGGAGATAAGGAACATGTACTCGGGTGCATTGACCTGGTTGGAACGGTGCGTACGGCCGAACTGCTGGATGGCCCGGTCGGCCGACCACGGCAGCTCGAGCGTGATGTGGACGCGCCGTCGCTGATTCCGCACCCGCCGGTCGCTCTGCAGCGAGATGCCGCTCGAGGCCGCCTCCGAGATGATGGCCACATCCTTCGACCCGTCCATGAACCGCTGCTTCTCGGTAATGTTGAGCGTCTCGAGCGGCACGTCCTGCTCCGACCGCGACTCGTACTGTATCGAACCGTCGTCGTTCTGCACGACGCGCCCCTTCCGGCCCGTCATTTCGGCCACATTTTCCGGCCCACCGAGCTCGTCGATCAGCTGGTCGAGCGTGTTGGCCGGCAGCCGGTCGCCCAACCGTTCAATCTTCGCCAGCAGCTCGTCCTTCATCTGGCAGGCGCGCTCGATCGCGTCCTTCGGCGGTGGACCGCCCGCCAGCTGGATCGAGAAGCCATTGCTCGACTGGATGGTGGTCGGTTTCGTGTCGGTCTGCTTCTTCGTCAGGTGGGCCTGTATTTTGTCCTGCGTGCTGATCGGTTTCTTCCGCCCCGTGCCCAGCGCTAGCGCTGCGGCGGACGAAACAGTCGCTGCCGCCGTTGTCGCCGGTGGTTTGCTCTTGCCTTTCGACTTTACCTTGctcgaggaggaggatgacTTCGTTTTGCTGCTCACCCAcggatcgtcgtcgtcgctgccCGACCCGGTGAAGAACGGATTGTACTCGTCGCTCTGGCTCGCCGCACTGTCGTAGTGGTCGTTGTCGCTTTCCTCCGGCTCGCTGTCGGACGGCTGGAAGTCGGATTCGTTCGAGCGACGGGGCGATGAGGCGGTCGACGATGCGTCCGACGACGAGCCTTCATCGTCCGACGAACCGTTGTTTCTCGAGCGCTTAGTCTTTGGCACGCCCGCCGTCTTGCTGGCAGCTCCGGCACGCTTTCGCTTCGCATCCCCGAGAGCCGTCCCTCCGGACGCGGGTGCCGTCGCCTTGCTGCGGGCAATATCTTGCAGTATACTGTCGAGCTGTGTGCGACCGTCCGCCAGCCCCAGCAACCGATTGATCCGACTCCGGTCCGGTGCGGGGAAGTGTTTCTCCACCAGCGACTGCAGCACACCCTTTGCCGTCGACACGAAATCGCTCAGCTCGCCATCGTCCCGCTCGAGCTGCTCCAGCGTGCGAGCCTCGCCGGTCGACTGCAGACCGATCACCACACACTTGCCATACTTAATGGCTTCGCGCGCAACCTTCACCGCGTGGTTCACCTTCGAGGCGATGCAGAGATACTTGAAGAAGCGCTGATGCGCCGACCAGAACTGGCCCCACATCGTCTTCTTCATGCGGCTCTCGGCATCGATCAGTTCTGCCGCTTCGGTAAACTTTTGCATCGCCTCCACCCACTGCGGAGGAGAAGAAATTCGGGGGGAAATCAGTTAATTGTTGGAAAAGTTTGCAAAATAAACGCAATAATTACCAGCTCCACTGACGCATCGTACACCTGCTTAAAGTCCTTCGTCAGTGGCACCTCCTCGATCTTGAACGTCACCCCGTGGAAGCTTAGCTGGCGCGCAATGTACATGCCACGCTGCTTCATGTCCATCGCAACGATCTCCATCGCTCCCACACCACTGTGGAGAGAAAATCACCAACCGTCAATGAGTGGAATACGTTCAGAAGAATCATTACAAGCATCAGCACTTACCGCTTCTCTACCGCCTGTATAAAATCGTTAAAGGACGGAAACGGTGTCCCCTGGCCCCAGATGCCCAACCGCACCATGTACGCCATGTTCCGGGGCTCCGATGCGCCGGTGGCGGACGCGTACACGACCCGCGCCTTCGGCAGCTTGTTCTGCAGCTCCAGCGCGGTCAGGCCCGTTTTCGTCGGCTTGCTCGAGCCCACCGGGCAAAGGTTCTTCGCCTTGTGGCACTCGTCGAACACGATCACACCGTCAAAGTCGGGCCCGCAccactgcagcagctgcttcaGCCGCGACTTGTACTTCCCAGCCGTGCTCTGCGACTCCCCGATCAGGGCCGAGTACGTGCCAAAGATGACGCCCTTCTTCACGTTGTGGTTGACCGTGGAGTTGATTTTAGCGTACTTAAGCTGTGGGAGCGGGAAAAATACAGTCCAATTAGGAATCACAAATTATGGAAATACTTTTATTTTCGGCGTCCAATCTTACCTTGTTAAGAGCAAGCACCTCAATCTTGCCGGCTCCAATGTCGCGCAAATCGCGCTCCGCATCGTACCGCAGATCGTTCGACACCGATATCCAGATCGACTTCTTGCGCCCCTTCAGATAGTTCTCGTAGATGATGCCGGCGATTGTACGACCCTTACCGACACCCGCTCCGTCCCCGATCAGGAAGCCGGCCCTCGTCCCGTCCGGCAGTAGGTGGGCGTGTGCCTGGCTCGCGTACGTTATCGACTCGAGCTGAAGGGCGCTCAGCAACCCACCGTTGATCGTTTCGGGCGGAATCGACAGCTGATAGTAGACGTCACTCGGTTCGACCGAAGATAGGGAGGCCGTTTCCACTACCGGGTCCGGGTGCTTTTTGCCAATTTTCACTGTGAaaaagagaatgagagagaaaaaaacattaaaaacaaattagcACAAAATTTGATTATTCCTACTTACGCTTTGCCGGCCAATATTCGGCGTACGTTTCCGCCACACCCATCTCTTCATCTTCCGCTTCCTCCTCTTCGGGCATTTGGTTGAGTTGTAGCTGGCAAAGAAAAAcggtttaaattaatattctcCACACAAGTGACACTTTTcaggtttttttaaataataaacacaGCTTTAATTCTATTAAAAGTACCTTGCTAGGATCTGCCATCACCATTTGCGAGAGCAGTTGCGTCGGTATGCCGCTGGTTAGGTAGTGCGGATTGGCCACCAGCATCGCCTGCAGGTTTTGCAGCATTAGCTGGTTTGTCATAATTTTGTTCACGCTGTCGGAGCCAATCGCACCGCTGCTACCACCGCCGCCTATCGATGAGTTCCCACCATACCCTCCGAGGCCGGACATTTCCACTGAGGATAGCAGAGtgcgaaaaagaaaatcacGTTAAAGAAgtttaattattcaattatAAGAAGCAACATAAGACTAATAAAAAAGGATAATTAATTATAATCTAAATAACTTAACAATATAAACATTAAGCATAAATACGAAAATAATATATGGCTGGAAACACAAACGAGACGAAACCGAATAAGTAAATAAGTCCTCCAGAGACGAATAGAAATGGCCTGAATGTCTTAAGACCTAGCCAAACACAACTCTAGCAATGATCCAACAAAGGAAAGACGACATATCAATGTACTGTGCAAATGTCTTATATGCAATAGATATGCTCCGAACCAGGAGCACATTGGGTGAAGCGAAACGCGACAAGAACCCAATCACAATTCCATCTAATTATGTACCAGAGACATTCGCAGAGATTAACATCTGCACAAGCACATAGAAGCTGACGTCTATATCCCCTTGCCCCTGCGGACCGATTAGTAAGCTCCATCAGCAACAATTTGAATTCAATTACACAAATTATCCATTACAGAGGCACAAGTGGGTTTCAAATATGTCaaattatttccatttttttgcacTATGCGggataaattaatttttaatcaatGTCGCAGATTTATGTATTTTGAAGTGGAACAATTTCGATCGATAGTATCCAATCTGATTATATCAATATTCCCATAGCACCATGGAATGCAGCAGGTTATATTTCTCCAATATATCTCAATAATTGAGCCGGTgttgtggtacagtcgtcaacttgaacgacttaacaacataacCGTAATGAGTTCAACCCCTGAACGGACCGTGTCTCCATGCGTGTAGGACCTGACTGTGACTaccctgctatggggggaataaCCAATAAGTCATtaaaagccaagcccacaaatGGTGTACAAGCAAGCCTTTGACTGACCGACAAcgattgttgtgccaatgaagaagaagaagaagaagacacgGATCTTGTCATTCATTACTGAGAAGAACCATACATcaaaagcaaaatgaaattttctaGTTGATAAAATAACTTATATAAACGTCTCACactcaaaatgaagaaattagTAACCAAATAAACTGATTTCTGCCAAAGCATGCAACTAACCAACAGAAGACATTGCAATGATTGATACAACATGCGCTTCAGGAAGAAAACGATAACAAATCAATGTAAAATATCCTATATTACCTTaccaaaaagggaagaaatgaaacgaaaccaaaaatcgacaacaaacgcaaaaaaacatagctc
Coding sequences within:
- the LOC120900772 gene encoding protein GUCD1 → MEDIPSYIPDILENPIVHFTQRYDWDCGLACILMVLDRRQRQTFLSQFQQICDEGQFGKSTWTIDLCYVLKDFNVPHRYLTKTIGANPNHRVNDYYKSYTLDMLRVNNKFRYAEQNGVDVRQCTVNYRFLIDHLGTYGNIILLISASLLYCDLCKFNKLPCEIRSCLSITPSYMGHYIVLCGYNKKLQKFMYRNPACKDRVCYIPYQALDKARKANGTDEDIILLYDKPT